From Mycolicibacterium nivoides, a single genomic window includes:
- a CDS encoding enoyl-CoA hydratase/isomerase family protein produces MDDNNRDSGVLLVEGTGSVRTVTMNRPDWMNAVNEELHSELADVWAGLRDDDEVGAVVLTGAGRGFSAGGDMDFLNRVSNDPDFRYRTMAEARRIVTELIAFPKPVIAAVNGPAVGLGCSLAVLSDVVFMSERAFMADPHVTLGLVAADGGALAWPLVMSMLRAKEYLLTGDRIDAATAERLGMANHVVPAEEVLPSAHALARRLADQPKQALRDTKRALNMHVTAAVGNVIDFAFAAEAETFALPTFREQLDSYTTERNIGNSRAAASS; encoded by the coding sequence ATGGACGACAACAATCGCGATTCGGGTGTTCTTCTGGTGGAAGGCACCGGCAGTGTCCGGACGGTAACGATGAACCGGCCGGATTGGATGAACGCGGTCAACGAGGAGTTGCATTCGGAACTGGCGGATGTCTGGGCCGGACTGCGCGATGACGACGAGGTGGGCGCGGTCGTGCTGACGGGAGCCGGTAGGGGTTTCTCGGCCGGCGGCGACATGGATTTCCTCAACCGCGTCTCCAACGATCCGGACTTTCGCTACCGGACCATGGCCGAGGCACGCCGCATCGTCACCGAACTGATCGCCTTCCCCAAACCCGTCATCGCCGCCGTCAACGGTCCGGCCGTCGGCCTGGGTTGCAGCCTTGCGGTGCTGTCCGATGTGGTGTTCATGAGCGAGCGGGCGTTCATGGCGGACCCGCACGTGACTCTCGGGCTCGTGGCCGCCGACGGCGGTGCGCTGGCCTGGCCGTTGGTGATGAGCATGTTGCGTGCCAAGGAGTATCTGCTCACCGGCGACCGCATCGACGCCGCCACGGCTGAGCGCCTGGGGATGGCGAACCACGTCGTGCCCGCCGAGGAGGTGCTGCCCAGTGCACATGCCCTGGCCCGAAGGCTGGCCGACCAACCGAAACAGGCGCTGCGGGACACCAAGCGCGCGCTCAACATGCACGTGACCGCCGCTGTCGGCAACGTGATCGACTTCGCGTTCGCAGCGGAAGCCGAGACGTTTGCCCTGCCGACATTCCGCGAACAACTGGACAGCTACACCACCGAGCGAAACATCGGTAACTCAAGGGCCGCCGCGTCGTCGTGA
- a CDS encoding acyl-CoA dehydrogenase family protein → MTNFDSVLANGVFDATSGTGEFDALAELAGDLGRRSFDARVGCRRRPDTFDQQLWDTLVASGLDRLTSDADNEAGPAELAVVLYWLARSSAAVPVAETDLLAAWLMQCADIDVPTGRPLTAGRAVGTALGGLVTGVASAVPWARSAARVVLVEVREPGADDAALHVGLADPADAVVTDGMNLAGEPRDEIAFAIANQMLRPVDASVVAEYECRGAWARSVQLIGALDAAADSSVRHCRERVQFGRPLSKLQSVQHTLAVMAGDIERARAAVTLAVAAATDFGFGDNRTEYAVSVARAVLGPVVGAVTGSAHQLHGAIGTSIEHSLWPSTLRARSWVDEFGTVSHHARHVGRTVLGAADAWACVTGANWR, encoded by the coding sequence ATGACGAACTTCGACTCTGTGTTGGCCAATGGTGTCTTCGACGCCACGTCCGGGACCGGTGAGTTCGATGCACTTGCCGAACTGGCCGGCGATCTCGGTAGACGCTCCTTCGATGCCCGTGTCGGGTGCCGCCGGCGGCCGGACACCTTCGATCAGCAGCTCTGGGATACGTTGGTCGCCAGCGGCCTTGACCGGTTGACCAGCGATGCGGACAACGAGGCGGGACCCGCCGAACTCGCGGTGGTGCTGTACTGGTTGGCGCGCAGCAGCGCCGCGGTTCCGGTTGCCGAGACTGACCTGCTGGCGGCTTGGCTGATGCAATGCGCCGATATCGACGTCCCGACCGGCAGACCGTTGACCGCGGGCCGGGCCGTGGGGACGGCGCTGGGGGGGTTGGTCACCGGCGTGGCGAGTGCGGTCCCATGGGCGCGTTCGGCCGCCCGTGTGGTGTTGGTCGAGGTGCGCGAGCCTGGCGCCGACGACGCGGCCTTGCACGTCGGGCTGGCCGATCCCGCCGACGCGGTGGTCACCGATGGTATGAATCTGGCCGGTGAACCGCGCGACGAGATCGCCTTCGCCATCGCCAACCAGATGTTGCGTCCAGTTGATGCGTCCGTCGTCGCTGAATACGAATGCCGTGGCGCGTGGGCCCGGTCCGTCCAGCTGATCGGCGCGCTCGATGCCGCGGCAGACTCCTCGGTGCGGCACTGTCGCGAGCGGGTGCAGTTCGGCCGGCCGTTGAGCAAGCTGCAGAGCGTCCAGCACACGCTGGCTGTCATGGCAGGTGATATTGAACGTGCCCGCGCCGCAGTGACATTGGCAGTGGCCGCCGCCACCGACTTCGGATTCGGGGATAACCGTACCGAGTACGCGGTATCGGTGGCCAGAGCGGTCCTGGGCCCGGTGGTCGGTGCAGTGACCGGGTCCGCGCATCAGCTGCACGGCGCGATCGGAACCAGCATCGAGCATTCGCTGTGGCCCTCGACGTTGCGCGCGAGGAGCTGGGTCGACGAGTTCGGCACCGTGAGCCACCACGCCCGGCACGTCGGTCGGACTGTTCTGGGTGCCGCCGATGCCTGGGCCTGTGTCACCGGCGCGAACTGGCGCTGA
- a CDS encoding TetR/AcrR family transcriptional regulator, which produces MTTGTTGSSRRGRSEIKRRAILDAAQELFLTAGFKSTSVDAIAARADVSKRTVYDHFGDKETILSTVVERLADGVLVTVAAALADELPTGCELRDGLLAFVRRIAVEALPSTDYLKYRNLLSAASGGSPVLGLDHSKPMALFTERMAQFVQEGAIRTDSPLRAAEHFIALTVLLVQDTVDASAASAGDVIDSILVDGVDAFIRAYT; this is translated from the coding sequence ATGACCACCGGGACCACGGGTTCGAGCCGTCGCGGCCGCTCGGAGATCAAGCGTCGTGCGATTCTCGACGCTGCTCAGGAGCTGTTTCTCACCGCGGGGTTCAAGTCGACCAGCGTTGACGCGATCGCGGCCCGCGCCGATGTGTCCAAGCGGACTGTCTATGACCACTTCGGGGACAAGGAGACCATACTGTCCACGGTGGTGGAACGGCTGGCGGACGGCGTGCTGGTGACGGTGGCGGCCGCGCTCGCCGACGAGCTACCGACAGGATGCGAACTGCGCGATGGGCTGCTGGCGTTCGTGCGGCGGATCGCGGTGGAGGCGCTGCCCTCCACCGACTACCTCAAATACCGCAATCTGCTGAGCGCCGCCTCCGGCGGCAGTCCCGTACTCGGACTGGACCACAGTAAGCCGATGGCGCTGTTCACCGAGCGGATGGCGCAGTTCGTCCAGGAAGGGGCGATCCGCACCGATTCCCCGCTCCGGGCCGCCGAGCACTTCATCGCACTCACGGTCCTGCTCGTGCAGGACACCGTCGACGCATCGGCCGCATCTGCCGGAGATGTCATCGACTCGATTCTCGTCGACGGTGTTGATGCCTTTATTCGGGCCTACACGTGA
- a CDS encoding thiolase family protein yields MHEAVIIDAVRTPIGKRNGSLADMHPADLSAHVLCALAQRTGIDPAMVDDVLWGCVNQVGDQAAQIGRYSVLAAGWPEGVAAMTVNRACGSSQSTFDFAAALVRSGHYDMVVAGGVESMSRVPLGAGRDLGRPFGPRARQRYQTELRDGGFPNEDFNQGVGAELIAQRWALTRRRLDEFSARSHELAASAIDAGAFDTQLAPLPDKPDFSADEGLRRGTSPETLASLKPAFQADGVIHAGNSSQISDGASATLICSATKARELGLTPIARYHTGVVAGSDPVQMLTGPIPATEKLLRKTGLSISDIGVFEVNEAFACVPLAWQQNFDVPEERLNPLGGAIAVGHPLGASGTVLMTRMIHHMRDKGIRYGLQTMCEGGGTANATIVELA; encoded by the coding sequence ATGCACGAGGCCGTGATCATCGATGCGGTACGTACACCCATCGGCAAACGCAACGGGTCCCTCGCCGATATGCACCCCGCCGATCTGTCAGCCCACGTCTTGTGCGCGCTGGCCCAACGCACCGGTATCGACCCGGCGATGGTCGATGATGTGCTGTGGGGCTGCGTGAACCAGGTGGGCGATCAGGCCGCCCAGATCGGTCGCTACTCGGTCTTGGCCGCCGGTTGGCCGGAGGGCGTCGCCGCGATGACCGTCAACCGGGCTTGCGGTTCCAGCCAATCGACGTTCGATTTCGCTGCCGCCCTGGTCCGCTCGGGGCATTACGACATGGTGGTGGCCGGCGGCGTGGAGTCGATGAGCCGGGTGCCGCTGGGTGCCGGGCGCGATCTCGGCCGGCCGTTCGGCCCACGCGCACGGCAGCGGTATCAGACCGAGTTACGCGACGGGGGCTTCCCGAACGAGGATTTCAATCAGGGAGTGGGCGCGGAGTTGATCGCGCAGCGCTGGGCGCTGACCCGTAGGCGCCTCGACGAGTTCTCGGCCCGTTCGCACGAGCTGGCGGCCTCGGCGATCGACGCCGGGGCGTTCGACACCCAACTGGCCCCGCTGCCGGACAAGCCGGACTTCTCGGCCGACGAGGGGCTGCGCCGTGGCACCAGTCCCGAAACCCTGGCCAGCCTGAAACCGGCGTTCCAGGCCGACGGTGTCATCCACGCGGGCAATTCTTCACAGATCTCCGACGGCGCATCGGCCACGCTGATCTGTAGCGCCACCAAGGCCCGTGAACTCGGGCTGACACCCATCGCCCGCTACCACACCGGCGTCGTGGCCGGTTCAGACCCCGTACAGATGCTGACCGGACCGATCCCCGCAACCGAAAAGCTTTTGCGCAAAACGGGATTGAGCATCTCCGATATCGGCGTGTTCGAGGTCAACGAGGCGTTTGCCTGCGTACCACTGGCCTGGCAGCAGAACTTCGACGTACCCGAAGAACGCCTGAACCCGCTCGGAGGCGCCATCGCAGTGGGCCATCCGCTCGGGGCATCTGGCACTGTGCTGATGACGAGGATGATTCATCACATGCGCGACAAAGGAATTCGATACGGGCTCCAGACGATGTGCGAGGGCGGCGGGACGGCCAACGCCACCATCGTCGAACTCGCGTAA
- a CDS encoding ferredoxin, with amino-acid sequence MRISVNYDLCESNALCCFAAPEIFEVREDELLYVLDDNPPETMRAEVYEAINACPKRAITIDD; translated from the coding sequence ATGAGGATTTCGGTGAACTACGATCTGTGTGAGTCCAACGCCTTGTGCTGCTTCGCGGCACCGGAGATTTTCGAGGTGCGCGAGGACGAACTGCTGTATGTCCTCGACGACAACCCGCCGGAAACCATGCGCGCCGAGGTTTATGAGGCGATCAATGCGTGCCCGAAGCGAGCCATCACCATCGATGACTGA
- a CDS encoding enoyl-CoA hydratase/isomerase family protein, which translates to MDHLEFAVADGVGTLVINRPEARNAFTMSMIRDWEEILRHCRTDDEVRVVVLTGAGDRAFCAGIDLAWLTDPLTPLERKTDLHAGIQRIALAVEDLGKPIIAAINGVAVGAGLDMALMCDLRVMSSTAKVSEGYVKLGLAPGGGGAYFLPRLVGLANALELLLTGEPVDAAEALRIGLVNRVVQPHELSDATMTLARSIAANPPASVRMIRRVTRQSASLELRPALDMVSSHVAVLATTDDVGEALSAMTQRRTGSFTGR; encoded by the coding sequence ATGGACCACCTCGAATTTGCAGTCGCCGACGGTGTCGGCACCCTCGTCATCAATCGACCAGAGGCGCGAAATGCATTCACCATGAGTATGATCCGAGACTGGGAGGAGATACTTCGGCATTGTCGAACTGATGACGAAGTGCGCGTGGTCGTGTTGACCGGAGCCGGTGACCGAGCCTTCTGTGCCGGAATCGACCTTGCTTGGCTCACCGACCCGCTGACCCCCCTCGAACGAAAGACAGACCTACACGCCGGGATTCAGCGAATTGCCCTGGCGGTCGAGGATCTCGGCAAGCCGATCATCGCCGCGATCAACGGGGTGGCCGTCGGTGCCGGCCTGGACATGGCGCTCATGTGTGACCTACGGGTGATGTCAAGTACCGCAAAGGTCTCTGAGGGATACGTCAAGCTCGGGCTGGCACCCGGTGGCGGGGGCGCGTACTTCCTGCCACGGCTGGTCGGTCTGGCCAATGCGCTGGAGCTGCTACTCACCGGCGAACCCGTGGATGCCGCCGAGGCGCTGCGGATCGGACTGGTGAACCGCGTGGTGCAACCGCACGAATTGTCCGACGCGACCATGACGCTGGCTCGGTCGATCGCTGCCAATCCGCCGGCGAGCGTGCGGATGATCCGACGGGTCACCAGACAGTCGGCAAGTCTGGAGCTGCGTCCGGCGTTGGACATGGTGTCTTCGCATGTCGCCGTGCTGGCTACGACCGATGATGTCGGCGAGGCCCTTTCGGCGATGACACAGCGGCGGACGGGTAGTTTCACCGGCCGATGA
- a CDS encoding helix-turn-helix transcriptional regulator, which yields MDDRTLTLPGHAPALGTDPGAPQLVTAVGRSRTTEDQARRNSLAAFLRARRESLQPEDIGIPRRGRRRVKGLRRHEVADTAAVSVTWYTWLEQARDIHTTPQVIEALARALQLDDSGHSYLRRLAGVTPRTTYTDARDIGSSMKALVDNLLPNPAHLMLPASDLVTWNRSYAQLFVDPATLAPEHRNGLWIQVMFPEMRDRLVDWELETRRAAGRFRAEAAKYPGDPHFASVVDTLTAESSFFHDIWERHEVQGAADHVETIDHPHVGHVRARLMQLRPLEHPNMLLMVHMLADTESRERMQALLAG from the coding sequence ATGGACGACCGCACCCTGACTCTTCCCGGTCACGCACCGGCCCTCGGCACCGATCCAGGGGCGCCGCAACTGGTCACCGCGGTCGGCCGCAGCCGGACCACGGAGGACCAGGCCAGGCGCAACTCGCTGGCCGCGTTCCTGCGAGCCCGGCGGGAGTCGCTGCAGCCAGAGGACATCGGGATTCCGCGACGCGGACGCCGACGCGTGAAGGGACTGCGCCGGCACGAGGTCGCCGACACCGCAGCGGTGAGTGTCACCTGGTACACGTGGCTGGAGCAGGCACGAGATATCCACACCACCCCGCAGGTCATCGAAGCCTTGGCTCGCGCACTGCAACTCGATGACAGCGGGCACAGCTATCTGCGCCGACTCGCGGGAGTCACACCGCGCACCACCTATACCGACGCGCGCGATATAGGTTCGAGTATGAAGGCCCTTGTCGACAATCTGCTGCCCAACCCGGCGCACCTGATGCTCCCGGCCTCCGACCTGGTGACCTGGAACCGCTCCTATGCTCAGCTGTTCGTCGACCCCGCGACCTTGGCCCCGGAACACCGCAACGGTTTGTGGATCCAGGTCATGTTTCCGGAGATGCGCGACCGCCTCGTGGATTGGGAACTGGAGACGCGTCGCGCCGCCGGCCGCTTCCGCGCCGAAGCTGCCAAGTACCCCGGTGATCCGCACTTCGCCAGCGTGGTCGACACGCTGACCGCCGAAAGCAGCTTCTTTCATGACATCTGGGAACGCCACGAAGTTCAGGGTGCCGCAGACCATGTCGAGACGATCGACCACCCCCATGTCGGTCATGTGCGTGCCCGGCTGATGCAGCTGCGCCCGCTGGAGCATCCGAACATGTTGTTGATGGTGCACATGCTCGCCGACACCGAATCGCGGGAACGCATGCAGGCCCTGCTCGCCGGCTGA
- a CDS encoding thiolase C-terminal domain-containing protein codes for MDNPFRDAAAIVGVGRTQYSKRSGVSTLTLAVQAISAALADAGLTARDVDGVACHRIADSADPALVAQVLGIADVRFIRDVFGGGSSCIAPLAAAASAVATGQARCVVVWRALNARSGPRMSGAAAMTGMSSDAQYWLPYQHASAPAQFAMFTRAYMHRYGLTEEDLGMVAINQRDNAVRNPAAMMRQPLSMDEYLGSRWIYEPLRLFDCCIESDAAVAMVVTSPARSRDTRRRPVTICATASGGGSQLASNHRSDITVSGATRMAPRLYEAAGMSPEDIDVAEFYDAFSSLVPLQLEAYGFCEPGAAASMIAEGETRIGGRLPVNTHGGHLSEAYVHGLNHVVEAVRQLRHECGDRQVAGAEVALSTAQPGINSGITGAVILKRGG; via the coding sequence GTGGACAACCCTTTTCGGGACGCGGCCGCAATCGTCGGTGTCGGGCGTACGCAATACTCCAAGCGCTCGGGCGTCTCCACGCTCACCCTCGCGGTGCAGGCCATCAGCGCCGCGCTCGCGGATGCCGGCCTGACGGCACGTGACGTCGACGGGGTAGCGTGTCACCGTATCGCCGACTCGGCGGACCCAGCACTGGTTGCTCAGGTGCTGGGCATCGCTGATGTGAGGTTTATCCGAGATGTATTCGGGGGCGGTAGTTCGTGTATCGCACCGCTGGCTGCGGCGGCCAGCGCGGTGGCCACTGGGCAAGCCCGTTGCGTGGTGGTGTGGCGGGCGCTGAACGCGCGTTCGGGTCCGCGTATGTCGGGTGCGGCGGCCATGACCGGAATGTCCTCTGATGCGCAGTACTGGCTGCCCTACCAACACGCTTCCGCGCCCGCGCAATTCGCCATGTTCACCCGCGCCTACATGCACCGGTACGGGCTCACCGAGGAGGATCTCGGCATGGTGGCGATCAACCAGCGCGACAATGCAGTTCGCAATCCGGCGGCGATGATGCGGCAACCGCTCAGCATGGACGAGTATCTCGGTTCGCGGTGGATCTACGAACCGCTGAGGCTATTCGACTGCTGTATCGAATCCGATGCTGCTGTCGCGATGGTCGTGACGTCCCCGGCTCGCAGTCGGGATACCCGGCGTCGTCCGGTGACCATCTGCGCCACCGCATCGGGTGGGGGCAGTCAGTTGGCGTCCAACCACCGTTCGGATATCACCGTGTCGGGGGCGACGCGGATGGCACCACGGCTGTACGAGGCGGCTGGGATGAGCCCCGAGGACATCGATGTGGCCGAGTTCTACGACGCGTTCTCCTCACTGGTGCCTTTGCAGTTGGAGGCATACGGGTTTTGTGAACCCGGTGCGGCGGCATCGATGATCGCGGAGGGGGAGACGAGGATCGGGGGTCGGCTTCCGGTCAACACCCATGGTGGTCATCTGTCCGAGGCATACGTGCACGGTCTCAACCATGTCGTCGAGGCGGTACGGCAGCTGCGCCATGAATGCGGTGACCGGCAGGTCGCCGGTGCCGAGGTGGCGCTGTCGACCGCTCAACCGGGGATCAACAGTGGTATCACCGGTGCAGTCATCCTGAAGCGGGGAGGGTAG
- a CDS encoding TIGR03619 family F420-dependent LLM class oxidoreductase, translated as MDVWLSLPFLPAEGLVALTLAAERSGVTGVALSEHPAVPAEFSSPYPYGGGRPASLPTDTLLPDPIVAIAGLAARTSSIRFMTAVLLAPLRHPVMLAKESATVAAMAGGRFELGVGVGWLREEYEALGNEWFSSRGAVLDEMLELIPELWTGAPVAHEGRFFTFDAVAVNPTPPGPIPIFVGGTSEVAARRCAAVADGWVGANHTVEDVAAMMGRLETARSALNAPSRPFTTRTGLRGAVTPESVRALRDVGVDSLLLAPWQVGERRPSIHSLDIGAIAEALPNLVDMITNT; from the coding sequence ATGGACGTGTGGCTGTCGCTGCCGTTCCTTCCCGCGGAGGGTCTGGTTGCACTCACCCTCGCGGCTGAGCGGTCCGGGGTCACCGGGGTTGCGCTCTCCGAGCACCCCGCGGTGCCCGCGGAGTTCTCTTCCCCGTATCCCTACGGAGGCGGTCGACCTGCCAGCTTGCCGACCGACACCCTGTTACCAGATCCGATCGTGGCGATCGCCGGTCTGGCAGCACGTACTTCGAGCATCCGCTTCATGACTGCTGTGCTGCTCGCGCCGCTGCGTCACCCGGTGATGCTGGCCAAGGAGTCCGCGACCGTTGCGGCAATGGCGGGCGGCCGGTTCGAGCTGGGTGTGGGTGTCGGATGGCTCCGTGAGGAATACGAGGCGCTCGGCAACGAGTGGTTCTCGTCCCGAGGCGCTGTGTTGGATGAGATGTTGGAGCTGATACCGGAATTGTGGACCGGCGCCCCGGTTGCGCACGAGGGCCGCTTCTTCACGTTCGATGCCGTCGCGGTCAACCCCACGCCGCCAGGGCCGATTCCGATCTTTGTCGGGGGGACGTCGGAGGTGGCGGCTCGGCGCTGCGCTGCCGTCGCCGATGGCTGGGTCGGTGCCAACCACACCGTCGAAGATGTGGCAGCGATGATGGGAAGGTTGGAGACTGCAAGGTCCGCCCTCAACGCGCCGTCGCGCCCGTTCACGACGCGAACCGGGTTGCGCGGAGCCGTGACACCGGAATCGGTGCGGGCGTTGCGGGATGTGGGAGTGGATTCACTGCTGCTGGCGCCCTGGCAGGTGGGGGAGCGGCGCCCTTCGATCCACAGCCTCGACATCGGCGCGATCGCCGAGGCCTTGCCGAACTTGGTCGACATGATCACGAACACATAG
- a CDS encoding CaiB/BaiF CoA transferase family protein — protein sequence MTTQNHRTEARGPLLGLKVLDVGQLVAGPMIGTYLADWGADVVKIEQPRVGDPIRKLGSHSGAPLWWKINGRGKRSIALDLHEQNDRDVLLTLVRSADIFIENFTPGTMERWGLDYPTLRSINRRLIMLRVSGFGQTGPNRTSRAFGRIAQSFSGFSSVNGFADRPPVHPGIPVGDYFGALTGTAAVLAACLEREQSGEGQEIDLALYEACFRLMELMTATFDQEGRVIGREGTSNTYVAPVGTWKTADGKWFSLTASTQPVAERLLQTVGGAELAADDRFTSNSLRVANREELDAILASWVNSHTTAELIGICDDSDVAYCVEYDAADIFSDAHYQARGAIETVQDPVYGPMRMPAVVPRFSRTPGSIRWTGEELDASRDEVLSDPCWKNGTP from the coding sequence ATGACGACGCAGAACCACCGAACCGAGGCACGCGGTCCGCTACTGGGACTGAAAGTGCTCGATGTGGGCCAGCTCGTCGCGGGCCCGATGATCGGCACCTATCTGGCGGATTGGGGAGCCGATGTCGTCAAGATCGAACAACCTCGAGTAGGTGACCCGATCCGCAAACTCGGGTCACACTCCGGCGCACCGCTGTGGTGGAAGATCAACGGCCGCGGAAAACGTTCCATCGCCCTGGACCTGCATGAGCAGAACGACCGCGATGTGCTGTTGACGCTGGTGCGCTCGGCCGACATCTTCATCGAGAACTTCACTCCCGGCACCATGGAACGCTGGGGGCTGGACTATCCGACACTGCGTTCGATCAACCGGAGGCTGATCATGCTGCGCGTCAGCGGCTTCGGCCAGACCGGGCCGAACCGCACGAGTCGGGCGTTCGGGCGGATTGCCCAGTCCTTCAGTGGATTCTCCTCGGTGAACGGGTTTGCCGACCGGCCGCCCGTCCACCCCGGCATCCCGGTCGGCGACTACTTCGGCGCCCTCACCGGGACTGCCGCCGTGCTGGCAGCTTGTCTGGAACGAGAGCAGTCCGGTGAAGGTCAAGAGATCGACTTGGCCTTGTACGAGGCGTGCTTCCGCCTCATGGAACTGATGACTGCCACATTCGATCAAGAGGGCAGGGTGATCGGCCGCGAGGGTACCTCCAACACCTATGTGGCACCGGTCGGTACCTGGAAGACCGCTGATGGAAAGTGGTTCTCCCTGACCGCCAGCACACAGCCGGTGGCGGAGAGATTGCTGCAGACCGTCGGTGGCGCGGAGTTGGCCGCCGACGACCGGTTCACATCGAACTCGCTGCGGGTCGCCAACCGGGAAGAGCTCGACGCGATCCTGGCTTCCTGGGTGAACAGTCACACCACCGCAGAACTGATCGGCATCTGCGATGACAGCGATGTCGCCTACTGTGTCGAGTACGACGCCGCCGATATTTTCTCCGATGCCCATTATCAGGCGCGGGGCGCCATCGAAACGGTGCAGGACCCGGTGTACGGCCCGATGCGGATGCCCGCGGTGGTTCCCCGGTTCAGCCGAACCCCTGGGTCCATCCGGTGGACCGGCGAAGAACTCGACGCCAGCCGCGATGAGGTGCTCAGCGATCCGTGCTGGAAGAACGGAACACCCTGA
- a CDS encoding Zn-ribbon domain-containing OB-fold protein, whose protein sequence is MTNHPLADADSAPWWDALERGELLVQDCARCRRLRWPARAVCGDCSSLEWNWVAASGRGTIASWTVGHRPGAESAPSVVVMVRLEEQDDLLVPGYIDGPADGRGLRIGQSVDVGFDDVEFGSQGWRVAVLRWRRR, encoded by the coding sequence ATGACCAATCATCCTCTGGCCGATGCTGATTCGGCACCGTGGTGGGATGCGTTGGAGCGGGGCGAGCTACTTGTCCAGGATTGCGCACGCTGTCGGCGGCTTCGTTGGCCAGCCCGTGCGGTGTGCGGTGACTGCAGTTCACTGGAGTGGAACTGGGTTGCGGCGAGCGGTCGTGGCACCATTGCGTCGTGGACCGTCGGTCACCGGCCCGGCGCTGAGTCGGCGCCCTCGGTCGTCGTCATGGTCCGGCTCGAAGAACAGGACGATCTGCTGGTGCCCGGGTACATCGACGGACCGGCCGATGGCCGCGGTCTGCGGATCGGGCAGTCCGTCGACGTCGGATTCGACGATGTCGAGTTCGGGTCCCAGGGCTGGCGGGTGGCGGTCCTGCGCTGGCGCCGGCGGTAG
- a CDS encoding amidohydrolase family protein, protein MTDISLDWLVSVDDHVLEPPHVWQERLPAKFKEAGPHIVNDADGEAWVFEGKRKPTTGLSAAAGKKREDFSPLPITYADMRPGCYEPNARIEDMNRAGVLASLSFPSFPRFCGQEFTEAEDRELGLLCVQAYNDWMIEEWCGAAPDRLIPMVILPLWDPALAAKEIERTAAMGAKAIAFSENAYELGLPSIHDRSGYWEPMIAAANDTGMPLCMHLGSSSRLPSTSPDMPMLGVIALSPVASTAAACIDWLFSPWLPKYENLKLCLSEGGIGWIPYVIERCDHVVEVQRGWAAKDGFSADDYLKGWGGDESNSGGLDLSAMPSELFRKHIFGCFIEDSFGVASIEKIGVDNVMIETDYPHTDSTWPNCIEVAHKELAGLSDEVKRKVMQTNASRVFNFALPEPPATRQ, encoded by the coding sequence ATGACGGACATTTCATTGGACTGGCTGGTCTCCGTCGACGACCACGTTCTGGAGCCGCCGCACGTCTGGCAGGAACGGCTTCCGGCGAAGTTCAAGGAGGCCGGCCCGCACATAGTGAATGACGCTGACGGCGAAGCGTGGGTCTTTGAAGGCAAGCGCAAGCCCACCACCGGACTCTCCGCTGCGGCCGGGAAGAAGCGCGAGGACTTCAGTCCGTTGCCCATTACCTACGCCGATATGCGGCCAGGGTGCTACGAGCCGAACGCGCGAATCGAGGACATGAACCGCGCCGGTGTGCTTGCCTCGCTGTCATTTCCGTCATTCCCGCGGTTCTGTGGACAGGAGTTCACCGAGGCCGAGGACCGTGAGCTCGGGCTGCTGTGCGTGCAGGCCTACAACGACTGGATGATCGAGGAGTGGTGCGGGGCAGCTCCGGACCGGCTGATTCCGATGGTGATCCTGCCCCTGTGGGATCCTGCCTTGGCCGCCAAGGAAATCGAACGCACCGCAGCGATGGGTGCAAAGGCGATCGCCTTCAGCGAGAATGCCTATGAGCTCGGGTTGCCGTCCATTCATGATCGCAGCGGGTACTGGGAACCGATGATCGCCGCCGCCAATGACACCGGGATGCCGCTCTGCATGCACCTGGGCTCGTCGTCGCGGCTGCCCTCGACATCTCCTGATATGCCCATGCTGGGCGTGATCGCGCTCTCCCCGGTGGCGAGTACCGCTGCGGCCTGCATCGACTGGCTGTTCAGCCCCTGGCTGCCGAAGTATGAGAATCTCAAGTTGTGCCTGTCCGAGGGCGGGATCGGCTGGATTCCCTACGTGATCGAGCGGTGCGACCACGTGGTGGAGGTTCAGCGTGGCTGGGCGGCCAAGGACGGTTTCAGTGCGGATGACTATCTCAAGGGCTGGGGCGGCGACGAGAGCAACTCCGGTGGACTGGATCTCTCGGCCATGCCCTCGGAGCTGTTCCGCAAGCACATCTTCGGCTGCTTCATCGAGGATTCGTTCGGGGTGGCGTCCATCGAGAAGATCGGTGTCGACAACGTGATGATCGAGACGGACTACCCGCATACCGATTCAACGTGGCCCAACTGCATCGAGGTAGCGCACAAGGAGCTGGCGGGGCTCTCCGATGAGGTGAAGCGAAAGGTCATGCAGACCAACGCATCGCGGGTGTTCAACTTCGCACTGCCCGAGCCTCCCGCGACCCGGCAGTGA